ACCGCAAATCGCAGCCAGACAGCCATTTGAAAACTCGCCGATAAAGTCGTATTCTAGCCCGTTATCTCGCATTTATTTCCTTTAAATTTAGCTCGCGCAAAGCCCTCGCGCACCCAATTTTCAAGTCTTTTTAGAGTCGCGACGCGTATTTTAGTTTGAAACGCCAAACACGCCGCGGGCGCGGTTTAATGGAGATTCGCAGAGTAACGAAACCTACGAGCTTACGGCAAAGGCTAATTTTTATTTTTGTGCTACGGCTAGGCTTTGATCTGATTTTTGGTACCGGCGCGTAGGCAAAGCGCCCTAAATTTAGCCTAAAAATCCCCGCATCACATACGCGCCCGCCGCGCCCGCATCCTTGATTTCGCCTAAATTTTTAAAATTTATCCCGCCGATAGCGTAGGTTTTTATGCTTAATTTCTCGCAAATCTCCCGCAAAAATTTAGTCCCTCTGCCCCGCTCTGACGCGTGAGAGGGCGTATCAAAAATATGCCCCGCCACGACGTAATCGGCACCCAGCTCTTGCGCCGCTAGAGCCTGCTCTAAAGAGTGCACCGAAACGCCGATTTTGAGATTTTGCGTCAAATTCGGCGCATAAACGCCGCTAATTTCATCTTTATCCGCACGGACGCTACCTGATTTTACCAAATTTAAATCCGCTAAATTTACAGCCCGCTCGCCGCTTAACGCCCTAAATTTAGTAAAAGGCAGATGTAGTTCGCAGATACCTAGTTTGCTTGCGACGTTTGCGTAAGTATGTAAAACGAGCTGCGCGCCAGAGCCGCACTCAGCGATGATATCAAGCATTTTTTGGGCTAAATTTTCATATTCGTCCCCTGGCAAATCGCTCTCTCTAAGCAAAATTTTATCCGCCTTGCCGCCCTGCGCTACGCGCCTAACGTCAGCGAAAAAATCCTCGCTCAAGCGGCGGTTCGTCACCCAAACAAGCTCAAATTTGTCAAATTCCATCGCTCTTTACCCCAAAAGCCAAATTTTACGTCCGCAAAAACGCGCGACCGATAACCAGCCGCCTCAAACGTAAATATGCTCGCTCATCACAGGCTGCAAATTCAGTCCTCGCACGGCGCCCAGTATCTCCTCGACCGAGCGCGCGTCGCTGATCTCAAACTGCTCGTCGCCTTTTTTGGCCTTATCAGAGTGCGTCCCCACGCCAGTGCTAACGCCGGCCGAGATTTTATTTGCGGCGACTGCGATGACGCCGTCCCTAAAGCGCGCCGACTCGCGCGTAGAGATCGTGATATTTGCGTAGGGCAAAAAGAGGCGGTACGCGCAGATAACCTGAAACAGCGCCCTCTCATCGACGTCCCTCGGGCCGACGTGAGCCTTGTTTATCGCGGGGCGTAGGCGCGGACAAGACAGCGCGATCTCGGCGTGCGGGTACTTTTGCTGGATGAGATGCGCGTGCAGCGCGGTGGCTAGAGCGTCCTTTCTAAAGTCGTCAAGCCCCAAAAGCGCGGCAAATCCGACGCTGCGCATACCGCCCATGAGAGCGCGCTCCTGGGCGTGGAAGCGGTAGGCAAACGAGCGCTTGACGCCGCCGAGGTGAAATCTCGCATACGTCGCCGGGTCGTAAGTCTCCTGAAAAACCACGACGTAGTCCGCGCCGCAACCGTGCAAAAACGCGTATTCATCGGCATTTAGCGGATAGATCTCGACGCCGACGTTGCTAAAAAGCCTAGAGGCTTCCCTGCAAACCTCGCCGATGTAGCCCAGGTCGCTTTTTTTCGCGCTTTCGCCGGTTAGGATCAGCACGTCTTTTAGCCCGCTTTTTGCGATATTTGCTAGCTCCGTCGCCGCCTCGTCCGCCTTTAGCCGCACGCGAGAGATCTTGTTTTTCGAGCTAAAGCCGCAGTAGACGCAGTCGCTATCGCAAAAATTTGAGATATAAAGTGGCGTAAAAAACTGCACCGAGTTGCCAAACTGCCTGCGCGTTCTATCTCGCGCCGCCTCAGCCATCTCGCCTAAAAATGCGCCCGCAGCGGGGCTTAGAAGCGCTTTTAGGCCCTCTACGCTTAGATTTTCTTCGCCAAGAGCGCGCTTTACGCTAAGCGCGTCAAATTTCTCGTAGTCGTAGCCCTCGCGCGCGGCTAGAACGCGCCGCATCAGCGTTTCGTCGATACGCTGGGCGTCCGCCGCATACTCCATCACGTCTATATTTTTCAAACATTTCTCCGTTTTTTCGTCTAAATTTGATAGTTTTTAGGACGCAAGGCGGCAAATTTTATGCGCCTAGACCTGCGCTTTTTCGGCGCTAAATTTAAAACTCGGCAAATTTATCAAATTTAAAATTCGCAGAATTTAACGAGGCAAATTTAATCCTCGCCCGCCTCAAATTTGACGCCGTTTTTCATACCGTCAAATTTGAAGCCAAATTTACTCCAAAAATCCCGTCAGCGGACTCGATGCTCTAGCGCTCTCGCTTACATTGCCAAGTCCCGATAGATACGCTAGCCTGCCCGCCCGTATCGCTAGCGCAAATGCTCGCGCCATAGTTTTTACGTCGCCCGCAGTCGCGATAGCGGTGTTTGCCATCAGGGCCGCGCAGCCCATCTGCATCGCTTCGCACGCCTGCGCGGGGCTACCGATACCCGCATCCACGATCACGGGCAGGTCTATCTCGGCGAGTAAAATTTTTATAAATTCGCGCGTACAAAGGCCTTTATTCGTCCCGATCGGAGCGCCCAGCGGCATCACGCACGCAGCTCCCGCCGACGCCAGATCGCGCGCGACGTTTAGGTCGGGATACATATAGGGCATCACGACAAAGCCCATGTTTGCGAGCTTTTCGGTCGCTTTTATCGTCTCGTAGTTATCTGGCAGCAGGTATTTGCTGTCTCTGATGACCTCAACCTTCACGAGATCGCCGCAGCCGGCCTCGCGCGCGAGCTTTGCGATACGCACGCACTCATCGGCGTTTCTGGCGCCTGAGGTGTTTGGTAGCAGCGTCACGCCCTTTGGGATAAAGTCCAGGATATTTTCGATCCCGCCCTCGTTCACGCGCCGAAGCGCTAGCGTGACGATCTGCGCGCCCGCCTCGTGTACCGCAGCCTCCAAAAGAGGCAATGAAAATTTACCCGATCCCAGGATAAAACGCGAACTAAATTTATGCCCGCCAAGCTCTAAAATATCGTCTTTTTCGTCAAATTTCATCTCAGCCTCCGCCCACAAAATGCACTATCTCGGCCGAGTCGCCGTCTTGTAGCACCGTATCAAATTTATCCTTGGGCAAGATTTCACCGTTTAGCTCTACTGCGATGCGCTCAGGCTTTAGCCCCTTTGCGGCTAGCAGCTGCGCTACGGTTTTGCCGATAAATTCGCCCCCGTCTTTGCCGTTTATTTTTAGCATTTTTTTCCGTTTTTATTAAATTTAGCGCGCCCTTGCGGGTCAAATTTCGCGCTGCGTAAGCTCGCGATTATACCGCTTTTTACTAAATTTAAGCCAAATTTTTCATCGCTAGCGCGCAGGCGGCAAGCCCGTAAAATGCGACGCAAAGGCTAACTGCTAGCCCAAAAACGCTAACTGCTGGCGTCTGGCTAAAACTAAGCGCAAAAAACGAGATAAAGCTAGTGATAAACGCGGCAAATATCCCAAATACGCGCTCCCGTCGCGACAGATCCTCGTTTAACGCAAAGACGAGATAATCAATCCCGACCGCGCTTGCCAAGATAAGCCCGAAAATCGCAAAAATATTTACGTGAACGCCGAGCGCCGTAAAACCGCAAAGCACGGCTAGCACGCCAAGCGCGATGACGCTCATAACCAAAAGCGAGCGCGCCGCGCCGAAAAACGCCCACAAAAGCGCAAACGCAAGCAAAAACGCGCCACCCTTTAGCACCGCGGCCCAGGCCTTTGCCTCGGTCAAATTTTGATTTAGCGCACCGACGAAATCGACGCTAAATGCGCCGTTTGCCTTTAAAATTTCATCCGTTTTTGCGCCGCTTTCAAGCCCCTCGGCGTATATCGCGCTCGTGCTAGCGTCAGGTAAAAATCGCGTCAAATTTTTTGCCGCGTCAAATTCTAAAATCTCGCTAGCGCCGATAGTTTTGGTACTTGCGATCTTTTCTAGCTCGGATTTTACTAGCTCGGCGGACAAGCCAAACTGAGCGTAAATTTTAAAGATTTCCTCGTCCTGCGCGGCTTCTTTAAAGATATTTTTTACGGTTTCCTGCTCGGCCAGACTTAGGATAAATTTAGAAACCGAGGCGTAGTCTCTCACTAGATTTGCCTGCTTTAGCTCGCGCATCAGCCGCTTTTCATCACCGACCAGATCATCTCCGCCCTTTAGCACGATGACGGAGTTTTGCGGCGCGGCGCCCGTTATCTCGCTGATCTTTTTAGACTGCTCCAGTAGCTGCGCGGGCGGGCTTGCGTAGTCTTTGATCTGCTCGGGCGCGCTTAGGCTTTTAAAATTTAGCGCCAAAATTCCCGCGCAAAGCGCAAATGCGGCGAGTAAAATTTTTAAATTTATCGCTCCCGCCGCGCGCTCGCAAAGTCCCGCAAATTTATCAAAAAATCTCGAAAACACGGCGCTTTGCGAAAACGTTGCACCCTCAAAGATAAAAGGCAAGCAAAAATAGGTAAACAAAAACGCCCCAAGCAGCGTAAATAGCGAAAATATCGCGGTTTGGCGCAGTAGCTCAAGCGACGAAAAGGCAAAAACGCCGTATCCGCTCATTGTGATGCAAAGCCCGAGCAAGAAAATTTTAAGCATCACACGCGCGCTTGCAGCCGCCACGGGCGCGTTTTGATTTTTACCCAGCCAGTGTAGCGCAAAGTCAAACATCAGCCCGACCAGGCTCGTGCCGATAACCACGACCATGACGCTAAGGCTCTCGTAGATCAAAAGCAAAGCCGCAAGCCCGCACGCAAAGCCGAAAATCGCGACGAAAACGACGCAAAAAATACGCAAATTTTTAAACGCGAGCAGCAAAAAAATCGCGCAAAGACTAAGCGAAACCGCGCTCATAGCGGCGCTTTCTTTGTCGCCGCCCTTTTTTCCGTAGGCTCCGTATAGCGCGCCGCAGCTAGCGTAAGCCTGCACCGCGTCCCCAGCCGCCATCTCGCGTACGTTTTCGTAAAATTTGATCAAATTCCGCGGTTCGTAGCCGGGCTTAAGGCGCGCTTTTACGAGGTAAAATTTACCGCCCTCATGTGCGGCTTCTAACATCAAATTTGACAAATTTAGGCTGATTTTTGAGCTCTCTAGGCTCATGTGCGAGCTTAAGGCGAAAAAATCGTCCTTCGCGTTAAGCGGCTTAAAAGCGAATTGATTAAATAAATTTTGCGCGCTTTGTTTAAAAAATTCGTTTTTATCTTTTACCAAAAGCTCGTAGGTTTGCTCGTTTAAAAACGCGATTTTTAGGGCGTTTAGCTGAGTTAGATACGAGGTTAAATTCACGTCCTGCTTTGCGCGGTACTCTTCAAAAACCCCGCTTTGCGCGGCTAAAATTTCGCTTTTTTCTAAAAACTCAGGCGAATTCGAAACCAGCAAAAACTCGTTTGAAGCGCTATCAAGCATCGATTTTAGCGCGGTTTGCTCGGTAGAGTTTTCAAAATTTACGAGAGAAAAAATATCCGCGTTTATCTTTTTCGCGTTCATAAAACAAACGGCGAGCGCGGCTAAAAAAGCCGCTAAAAAGATAAAAAAACGCGCGGATTTTTTCATTTTACGTTGTAAAAATCATTTACCGTTTTATCGCCGCTAACCTCGTTTAGCACGATCTTGCGGACGAATTTATCGCCTCCTACTAAGATTCGCGTAAAGATTTGCTTTAGCAGCAAATTTTTGGGCGTCAGCTCGATCTTCCAGCTACTTTTATCGCCCGAGATTTTAAAGGCAAATTCTTTCTCAAGCTCGTCTTTATCGAGCTTTATGATAGATAAAAAGAGCTTTTTATCAAAATTTTGATCGATTTTTATGAGCTGATTGCCGCTTTTTTGAAAGATCCCGCGCTCGTTTATGACGATACTAACCGCGATGGGGCTTAGCGTGTCGTAGAGTAGCTCGCTTTGACTGAGCTCAAATTTACCGTAGCTTTTAAACTCCACGTTAAAACCGCTCAAAAACTTCGTCTGAGCAAACTCGCCGCTGATGTTTTGCGTTTTGATTTGAGATTTTATCTCGTTAAAATCAAGCCCCATTAGGCTCGCAGCCAAACTAAAAATTATCGCTATTTTTTTCATTTATATACCTTTTTACTGCATTTTGTAGCTCTTGCGGGATCTCAAAACAAGTCTGCATAGCGCGCATATCCACAGCCGCCTGCGAGCTCGCGCCCGTGCACAGCGTCTCGCCGCTTTTAGCGCTTTTTACGACGTAGCCGATCCTTAAAAAGCACTCGCACTCCTTTAGCGTCGCCTCCACCTCAATCTCATCGCCGAAAAACACGGGCTTAATATATTTTGCTTCGATTTTTACTATAGGATAGGCGTAGCCGTCAGCCCTCATCGCCTCGTAGTCGTAGCCTATCTCCTCTAGCAACGCGCATCTAGCCGTCTCGAAATACTTCACGTAGTTGCCGTGCCACACGACGTTCATACTGTCCACGTCGTAAAACTGCGCCTTTAGCGCAACTGATTTTGATATCATCTCATCTCCAAAAATCAAAAAAATTAAACCACTGCGTAGGCGTTTGCTTGCAGCGATTTTCCAGCTCGCGGACGTAAATTTGCAGATACTGGCGTGCTGCGGCGGCTTTATCTCGCCCCAGTTTTACGGCGCTTGCTAGAGGCACGAGCTCGATCCTAAATTTGCCGCCTATTTTTTGGCACCACAGCGAGCTTATCTTTACGCCCAAAATCCCCGCGATGAGGTATGGACCGTAGTTAAAGCTAGCCTCCTTGCCTAGAAATTTCACGCGCACAGCCTTATCGCCGCCAAGAGGCGTCCTGTCGCCCATTATACCGATATGCTCGCCGCTTTCGACGATATTTTTTAGCTCTAGCATCGCGGCGACGTCTAGCTTATTTACCGCCATCATACGCACGCTGCCGTCGTTTTTACTGATTTCGCGCAGCACTTCGTTAAATTTGCGCGAGTTCTCGTCATAGGTCAAAATCACCATCCTAAAGCCCTCGACCCGCGCAGCTAAAGCCTTGCAAATTTCGACGTTTCCAAGATGCGCCGTGAGCAAAATTTGCCCTTTTTGCGCGCCGATTAGTTCGCTTTTTATGCGCTCTAGATCAATGATTTCTAGCTCGTCATCCTTGATCTTGCCTTTCCAGACTCTAAATTTATCGCAGATAGCGCCGCCAAAGGCTTCAAAATGGCTAAAAACGCTAGTGCCTTTTAGCGTCTGCGAGCCTGCAAAAACGCTTAAATTTCGCCTAAACGCTGCGATGTTTTCGCGCTCGTTTTTTGAAAAAATATAATAAAACCAAACTACGATTTTAACGATAAGCTTTAGCGCAAACTCGGGCAAAATTTGCGACAAAAATAGGCTAAGCCTTAGAAAAAACGCCCCTCCTCTTTCCTGTTTTTTCCACCAGAGATTTTGCTCGGCGTTTTCCTGAGGTTCTACGGAAATTTGAGTGCTTGCCGCGTTTTTTTCGCCCAAATTTAACCCGCACGCTCGCCAAATTTTACCCAGCGCAAATTTAGGCAGAGAAAAGAAGCTTTTTGCGTGCATGAGGCTGATTAGCGCGTTATCGCGTAACATCTTAAAGTGCGAAACGCCGCCCTTTTCGTAGCGTACGCACGTATCAATCCAGCACACGCTAATGCCCTGTTTTACGGCATTTACGAGGATCTCGATGTCAAATTCCATCCTATTTGTTTTGCTTTTTGCCGCCGCTTTTTTAAGCTGCTCTAAAGGATAGACGCGAAAGCCGCACATAGCGTCTTTGACGCCAAGGCTTAGCGTATTTATCGCGACCCAAAAATTCGTGATCTTTCTGCCGTAAACGCGTGATTTTGGCGCATCCTCGCCGTAGATGGGATTTGCGCAGACGATACTTTGCGGGTGCGTCTCGCTCTGCCTCAAAAACTCGCCGATGAGCGCAGCGTCGTGCTGAAAATCGGCGTCGATTTGTAAAACGTGGCTAAAGCCGCGATTTAGAGCAAATTTAAACCCGTCCTTCATTGCGATACCCTTGCCGCCGTTTTGCGCGCGCGTGAGCAGCAAGATGTCCTCCGTGCGCTCAAGCTCCGCTAAGATTAGTTTGCTAGCCTCGTCCGAGCCGTCGTCCACGACGATAACGGGCAGCTCGTATGTTTTTAGCGCAGCAACCAGGGCTTTGATATTTTGCGGGTGATTGTAAAAGGGCACTAAAAACGCAAATTTATTCAAAGCACAGCCCTACCCGTCGAGCACTTTTCGCCGTTGCAAAATAGCTCAAAGTAAAGTTTGCCGCCGCGCTTTTCAAAACAAACTAGGAGCAAATCGCCAGGTCTTACAAACTTCATAAATTTTAGATTTTCTACAGCTCTTGCGCCGCTAACGTCGATACCCACCATGCTAGCTAGCTCAAAGACGTAGTCAAGCTGCATAAATCCAGGCAGCAGCGGTAAATTTGGAAAATGGCTCTCGAAAATCTCAAGCCCTGCGTGCATGACGGCGCTAAATTCGTATTTTTGCACGCCGTCAAGACGCTCACCGCTTGCGTCAAATTTAACGCTGTTATCGTTTGTGCCGCAACTTAAACCGCTCTCTAAATTTTGGCCCCTTCCATAACAAATTTCGCCCGCCTCATTTACGCGCCCTCCGCTCCAGACGGGTTTGGGACTAGCAAATAGCGCGTTTTCAAATTCGCTTTTTTCAAATTTGCCCTGCTGGTTTCGCGGCATTTTTTCCACGATTTTAAAGTATCGCACGCTATTTTTAAACTCGAGCTTCAAAAGCTCTTTTAGCTCGTCTGCAACGCCTTTTTTGCCGATTTTTCTAAATTTTTTTAGCCCCTCGCCGTTAAGCTCTAAAAGCGCGGCGATGCGTTTAAATTTGGGATGCGGCGCGCAGTAGCAGTCCGCGAGCAGGCCGCTTTCTAGCAGCTTTGCTTCGATACTCTCCAGGCTCACGCGCTTGTCGTTTAGCTTGACGATGCGGTCTATCCTGCCTTGTAGCGCGAGACGGCCCTCGTCGATGCTAGCCGCGTCGTTAGTCTGAAAAAACTCGCACCAAGGCGAACTCACGTTTAGCGCGCCTCTACCGTCTAGCCCGGCGTTCACCGCGCCAAACAGCCTAAGCCCGCACCCCTCGTCTCTAGCTACTATGCCAGTTTCCGTGCTGCCGTAGATTTCGACGATACGCGCGTCGCAGATTTTGCCCAGCTCGCCCCTTAGCTCCTTTTTTAGCGGCGAACCAGCGCTTACGATACCGCTTAGGCCTTTTAGCGCGATTGCGGCAGGGCTTTGAATTAGCGCGCCTAGTAGTACGGGACTAGCGATAAATACGTGATTTGCAAGCTCTAATCCCAAAATCGCCTCGGGGTAGTTTAGCTCGTCTGCGATAACGCGAGCGCCGAGAACTAGCGGCAAAAAGACCTTAAACGTAAGCCCAAACATGTGTCTGTGCGAAACGCTCGAAAAAAAGGTGTTTTGCGCGCTAAAATTTAGCTCGCGGGCTAAATACTCGCCCTCTTTTATCATCTGCGCGAGCGTTTTTTCTATCATCTTGCTTTTGCCGCTAGAACCCGAAGTTTGCAGGTAAAATTTAGCCTGCGGATCAAATTTAAGTCCGTTTGCAGGCTTGCTTGAAAGAAAATTTGAAAAATTTTCATCGTTTACGGCGGTCAAATTTGCCTCATAAACCGGCTTTGCCAGCACGCAAGGCGCAGCGCCCGCTAATAGCGAGCCAAAAAACGCGGCGTAAAATTTAAACGCGCCCTCTAGATAAATTTGCAGCTCTTTTACGCCCCCTTTTTCTAAAAACGCGGCAAATCTAAGGCACGCGTCAAAGACGTCGCGCGAATCGTCCGTAAATCTAAAATTTTTTAAATTTTCTTCAAAGCTCATCGCTCTTTATAAATCTCTTTCTAAATAAAATTTCCCCGAAAAACAGCGTCCCCATCAGCGCGTAAGATACCGCGCCGCTATAAACGCTCCAGTAAAGTTTATCATCTATCAAGGCTAGCGCAAGCGATATGGCGGCATTAAAAACAAAAAACGCGCACCAAATTTTGGTCAAATTTCGCGTATAAACCACGCCTTTTTCGTCTAAATCAGGCTCTTTTAGCCTTGCGATTTTGGTGATGACAGCTTCGTTTTTTAGACTAAAAGCAAAAAACACCAAAAATGCCAAACTCACCAAAACGGGATAAAGATACGCTAAAAATCCGCCCCTAAAAATCATACAACCTATGAAAAAAACGGCCGCCGCGATGCTAAGCCTCCTCTCAAAACCGCTTGAAAACGCCCCGCGCGCTATCCACAGCACAGCCAGCGCCCAAACGACCCAAAATGCAAAATCGCCCGCGAAAAATAGCGCGAACGGGTAGATGACGCTAACTACGCTTAGGACGATTTTAAGCTTGCTCGTCAAATTTTTTAGCCACCGCGTTTACGATGTCTTCGAGCGTTTTTACGTTTTTAAAATCTTCAGGCATCAATCGGTGGCCCGTTTTGCGCTTGATGTGGTCTATTAGATCGATCGCGTCGATGCTATCTATCTGAAGATCCTCGTAAATGCGCGTTTGCGGCGTGATTTTAGCCTCGTCGATCTCAAAAAGCTGCATGAGCGCAGACTTTAAAATCTCAAAAATTTCTTCTTTTTTCATCGTTATTTCCTGTTTTCAAAGATGTATTGCGCGAGGCTTTTTACGCTGTAAAAAATCTCTTTTAAATTTGCGGTTTTAGAATCAAGCACTAGGCCGTAGCTTTTTTGCACCGCAAGACCGAGCTCGAGCGCATCGACGCTATCAAGTCCGAGCCCTTCGTTAAAAAGCGGCGCGTTTTCGTCGATATCGCTTGGTTTCATATCCTCTAAATTTAAGCTCTTTATGATGAGCTCTTTTATCTCCTCTATTAGTTCGTTCACCGTTTAAACTCCTTCGTATAATTTTCGCTGATAAAAGCGTGCAGCTCCCTAGCCCTGACCGGGTTTGGCCTATGCGCGCAAAACTCGTCCAAATTTAGCCTAAAAAGCTCTTTGAACTCGTATTTTATCATAACGCTCGGGGTTTTGTACCAAGGCTCGTGTTTTTTGAGGCTGGGCGGATCCATTTTGATGGCGAGGGCGACTAGTTGTTTTGCCGCATTTACGGCGATATAGGCGGCTGCTTTGTGAAAGACGATCTCGCCTGCAGTGCGCGTGCCTTCTGGAAATATTATCAAGCTCTCGCCGCTTTTTAGAGCATCCGCGCTTTTTTGCAAAAGCTCCTCGTTTGCCGTGTTTAGGATGTAGCCGCAGGATTTTATCGCGGGAGCTAAGAATACATTTTTAGCAAGGCTAGCCTTTACCACGCAGTTTGCGCGGCGGATAAAGGCTAGTAAAAAAACGACGTCTAAAAGCGACGGGTGGTTTGCGATGATTATCTGCGAAGCGGCGCCAAGCCCCAAAGGAAGGTTAAATTTAGTGCGCTGATAGCCGGAAATTTGCGTAGAAAATATAAAAAATCTCCAAGCCAAACGCACCAGATCGCGGCAAAAATCGCGAATAAATTTAAATTTATAAAGCCTAAGAAGCGCGACAGGGATAAAGATCAAATTTCCAAGCGCGCAAATGAGTCCAAATAGCGCGAAATTCGCCCCGACGATGAAAATTTTAAACCCGCGACGAGGGCTCATAATCCCACCGCCAAGCGGAGTTTTTATCCACGCTTTGCCAAGAGCATTTTTGCTTCGGATCAAAATTTTGTAGAAACTTAACGAGCAAATTTTCATCCGTCTTGCCGTCCAGCTCGCCTTGCGATAGGCTCAAATTTTCGCCCTCGCTAACTAGCAAACAAACCATACAAGAGGGCGCAGACTCGTCAAAATACTCCTGCGAAATGCTCTCGTGATAGGCTAAAACGAGCGCATTTTTGGCTCCGCTTTTTAGCATCAGATGCGCCTGCACCAAAGCGTACTCTAGCGGCGCGTATGCAGAAACGGCCGAGATTTCGCTACTATTTTTAAAATTTATCGCTAAAAGCGAGGAAAGGGCGTTGTGTACCGAGAGCGAAAACGAGGTCGGCGATATGAGTTCGCCGCGAGCTAGCGTATTTTGCAGCTCAAAACAGCGATTTATCTCGCCCTCATAAGAGCTAAAAACGATAGGCATATCAAGCGGCGCGATGTTTTTGGTTAGATCAAAGGCACATTTTGCCGCGCGGCTGAGCCTGCGGCGCTCAAGCGGGGGCACGTGCGAGACGTCAAGCTCCCTCTCATATGCCGCTAGCTTCGCGTCCTGCGCGCCATTAAAAACTACCGCGTCAAAAAAATCGAGTTTAAAATTTAGCCCCATTTCTCCTTTTGCCGCCTATTTTGCTATATCGCCTTTTAGCGTTACGCCCGCCATCAAAGCGCCCGCGCCGCACTGAAACTGCGTTTTGGAGTCAAAAGGCTGTTTTTTGTAGTATCCGGTTAAATTTACCACTCTCGAGCCGCCCTCTTGCACCGCGCGCTCCTGGAAGGTCTTTACCGCCGATAAAAACGCCCACTCGCACGCCTCTTTGTCGCTTTTGTTAAAGGCGTTGGTTTTTTTGTTCGCCATTAGGCCGCTTTTGATGATGCCGCCTTTCGTACCCGAGCCAAAGCTTAGCTTGATGTTTGGATTTAGCACCTCTTTAGCCTTCGGCGAGTTTAACGCCTCCTCGATCGAAAAGTGCTGCACGTCGTCGCGCGCGCTCAAATTTAAAGCCAAGGCGCAAACGCCCGCTAAAACTAATGATTTTTTCATTTTTTCTCCTTTATTTTGCCGTATTAGCGCGTAATATTACCGTAAATTTCGTTAGTATAAACATAAAAGCTCGGTTTTAGCCCAAATTTTACCCCGCAAAGGCAAACGACGCTCGCGCTCTTGCTTTGCTATATCTTTAAAAAGTATTTGCCGAGCAAAAGCACCGTTTGGGGCTTTGGTTTTTCGCCGATGTTTAGACCCACTTTGCCGCTTGGTTTTAAATTTTTTTAAAAATTAGCGAGGTATTTACTCCGCCGAAAGCAAAGTTGTTGCTCATAACAAAGTCCGTATCTATCGCCGTTTGCTCGCTCAGATAAAAAAGCGGCGCGCACTCCGGATCGACGTCGGTTAAATTTATCGTCGGGAAAAATCTCTTCTCCCGCATCATCATCACGCTAAATATCGCCTCCAAGCCGCCGCAAGCTCCTAGCGTATGGCCGAGGTAGCTTTTTAGCGAGCTGATAGCGATCTTGTCGCCGAAAAGCTCGTTTGTAGCGATACTTTCGGCGATGTCGCCCTGCTTAGTCGCCGTGGCGTGAGCGTTTACGTAGCCGATCTTTTCAGGCGTTAAATTTGCATCTTTTAAAGCTAGAGCCATCGCGCCTTTCATCGTCGCGCTTTGCGGTCGCGTTACGTGCGAGCCGTCGCAGTTTGAGCCAAAACCTACGACCTCGGCGTAAATTTTAGCTCCGCGTTTTAGGGCGCTTCGCTCACTCTCTAGTAAAAGCATCCCCGCGCCCTCGCCTAGCACA
The window above is part of the uncultured Campylobacter sp. genome. Proteins encoded here:
- a CDS encoding AMP-binding protein; this translates as MSFEENLKNFRFTDDSRDVFDACLRFAAFLEKGGVKELQIYLEGAFKFYAAFFGSLLAGAAPCVLAKPVYEANLTAVNDENFSNFLSSKPANGLKFDPQAKFYLQTSGSSGKSKMIEKTLAQMIKEGEYLARELNFSAQNTFFSSVSHRHMFGLTFKVFLPLVLGARVIADELNYPEAILGLELANHVFIASPVLLGALIQSPAAIALKGLSGIVSAGSPLKKELRGELGKICDARIVEIYGSTETGIVARDEGCGLRLFGAVNAGLDGRGALNVSSPWCEFFQTNDAASIDEGRLALQGRIDRIVKLNDKRVSLESIEAKLLESGLLADCYCAPHPKFKRIAALLELNGEGLKKFRKIGKKGVADELKELLKLEFKNSVRYFKIVEKMPRNQQGKFEKSEFENALFASPKPVWSGGRVNEAGEICYGRGQNLESGLSCGTNDNSVKFDASGERLDGVQKYEFSAVMHAGLEIFESHFPNLPLLPGFMQLDYVFELASMVGIDVSGARAVENLKFMKFVRPGDLLLVCFEKRGGKLYFELFCNGEKCSTGRAVL
- a CDS encoding DNA gyrase subunit B codes for the protein MTSKLKIVLSVVSVIYPFALFFAGDFAFWVVWALAVLWIARGAFSSGFERRLSIAAAVFFIGCMIFRGGFLAYLYPVLVSLAFLVFFAFSLKNEAVITKIARLKEPDLDEKGVVYTRNLTKIWCAFFVFNAAISLALALIDDKLYWSVYSGAVSYALMGTLFFGEILFRKRFIKSDEL
- a CDS encoding acyl carrier protein → MKKEEIFEILKSALMQLFEIDEAKITPQTRIYEDLQIDSIDAIDLIDHIKRKTGHRLMPEDFKNVKTLEDIVNAVAKKFDEQA
- a CDS encoding phosphopantetheine-binding protein is translated as MNELIEEIKELIIKSLNLEDMKPSDIDENAPLFNEGLGLDSVDALELGLAVQKSYGLVLDSKTANLKEIFYSVKSLAQYIFENRK
- a CDS encoding lysophospholipid acyltransferase family protein, which codes for MSPRRGFKIFIVGANFALFGLICALGNLIFIPVALLRLYKFKFIRDFCRDLVRLAWRFFIFSTQISGYQRTKFNLPLGLGAASQIIIANHPSLLDVVFLLAFIRRANCVVKASLAKNVFLAPAIKSCGYILNTANEELLQKSADALKSGESLIIFPEGTRTAGEIVFHKAAAYIAVNAAKQLVALAIKMDPPSLKKHEPWYKTPSVMIKYEFKELFRLNLDEFCAHRPNPVRARELHAFISENYTKEFKR
- a CDS encoding beta-ketoacyl synthase chain length factor — translated: MGLNFKLDFFDAVVFNGAQDAKLAAYERELDVSHVPPLERRRLSRAAKCAFDLTKNIAPLDMPIVFSSYEGEINRCFELQNTLARGELISPTSFSLSVHNALSSLLAINFKNSSEISAVSAYAPLEYALVQAHLMLKSGAKNALVLAYHESISQEYFDESAPSCMVCLLVSEGENLSLSQGELDGKTDENLLVKFLQNFDPKQKCSWQSVDKNSAWRWDYEPSSRV
- a CDS encoding excinuclease ABC subunit A; this translates as MKKSLVLAGVCALALNLSARDDVQHFSIEEALNSPKAKEVLNPNIKLSFGSGTKGGIIKSGLMANKKTNAFNKSDKEACEWAFLSAVKTFQERAVQEGGSRVVNLTGYYKKQPFDSKTQFQCGAGALMAGVTLKGDIAK